A single Armatimonadota bacterium DNA region contains:
- a CDS encoding EAL domain-containing protein, which yields MRLRQRTLVILLVTAASLVAATSGLSQFVLGRSFTELERQHVEQDVSRTLDAIKEASDDVHGKSIDWSEWDDTYKFMADKNPAYIESNLSTVSLEIDAILYVGADGKLFYSRSLDRIPGTKSPDAAAVYRQLRFDRPLAERPGKGRAACGIIEHQGALTAFSVRPIMTTAGTGPARGWIVFVRYFDGAFLGAVSRQVHLPLRLLPGDRARLSESDTKALDGLEGHAGRFVAPIDEFNIAGYTLVKDVFGKNVRILKIIEPRSIYLQGQRSTSFLTEQLAVVAFAFTLVTLFALEASVLRRLTKLTQEVDEITDETDVRIRVGVTGQDEITSLSSKINSLLESLGRTHESLKDSEDKLRQSHDGLERKILERTEDLRRLNESLQFAVEGIAIFDSEGKCVKVNSAFERILGFESGEMTSDQWNIAFDPSQQAKVRVGFLEACSHGKAEFEAEARTKSGDRIFVEIVLVASGHGNGQQGFTHVFMKDITDRKVLELELERQAFQDNVTRLPNRLLFLDRLNHGIQMLRRKTSGLCVMFLDLDNFKVVNDSLGHDAGDTILVEVAARLQDCVRPGDTVARWGGDEFVLLLEDLPDADSALHVVHRIAERLRAPIRFEESEIYVSASIGIRHTDSGDTTTPALLRDADTAMYHAKGSGKSTFAMFEPSMNMRAVERLEIETGLRQALVNDEFEIVYQPLIGLAKGEIQGVEALLRWRHPSKGLIPPGLFIPIAEETGSIISIGAWVLEQACRQVKTWQSVLGLPDLGVSVNLSGKQLQRPDIVETVSDVLHKTGLEPRHLKLEITESVLIENVEEANVKLVALRDLGVLLAIDDFGTGYSSMASLGNFPLDTVKIDRSFVSQLDSETKAVPIISAILMLSEAMNLDVTAEGLESLGQVEQLRDMGCTTGQGYHLAKPMSAEDFARYVQDQGSAAA from the coding sequence ATGAGGTTAAGGCAGCGGACGCTCGTCATTCTCCTCGTAACGGCCGCAAGCCTCGTTGCGGCGACGAGCGGGCTGTCGCAGTTCGTCCTGGGACGCAGCTTCACCGAACTCGAACGACAGCACGTCGAGCAGGACGTCTCCCGCACCCTGGACGCGATCAAGGAAGCGTCCGACGACGTCCACGGCAAGAGCATCGACTGGTCGGAGTGGGACGACACCTACAAGTTCATGGCCGACAAGAACCCGGCCTACATCGAATCCAACCTCTCGACCGTCAGCCTCGAAATTGACGCCATCCTCTACGTCGGCGCAGACGGGAAGCTGTTCTACTCCCGCTCGCTCGACCGGATACCGGGCACGAAGAGCCCGGACGCGGCCGCCGTCTACCGGCAACTGCGGTTCGACCGTCCGCTCGCCGAAAGGCCGGGCAAGGGTCGGGCGGCCTGCGGGATCATCGAACATCAAGGCGCCCTGACCGCGTTCTCGGTCCGACCGATCATGACGACGGCGGGAACGGGTCCGGCGAGGGGTTGGATCGTCTTCGTCCGGTACTTCGACGGGGCGTTCCTCGGAGCCGTGTCCCGCCAGGTGCACCTGCCGCTCCGGCTCTTGCCGGGCGACCGGGCCCGCCTTTCGGAGTCGGACACGAAGGCTCTGGACGGTCTCGAAGGTCATGCCGGGCGTTTCGTCGCTCCGATCGACGAGTTCAACATCGCGGGCTACACCTTGGTGAAGGACGTCTTCGGCAAGAACGTCCGGATCCTCAAGATCATCGAACCGCGCTCGATCTATCTCCAGGGACAACGAAGTACGAGCTTCCTCACCGAGCAGTTGGCGGTCGTCGCCTTCGCCTTTACCCTCGTCACGTTGTTCGCGTTGGAGGCGTCGGTCTTGCGCCGGCTCACGAAGCTGACCCAAGAAGTCGACGAGATCACGGACGAGACCGACGTCAGGATCCGCGTGGGGGTCACGGGCCAAGACGAGATCACGAGCCTATCGTCCAAGATCAACAGCCTTCTCGAGAGTCTGGGAAGGACTCATGAGAGCCTCAAGGACAGCGAGGACAAACTCAGGCAGAGCCACGACGGTCTCGAGCGGAAGATCCTGGAACGCACGGAAGACCTGCGCCGCCTCAACGAGTCGCTCCAGTTCGCGGTCGAGGGGATCGCGATCTTCGACAGCGAGGGTAAGTGCGTCAAGGTCAACTCGGCTTTCGAAAGGATCCTCGGGTTCGAGTCCGGAGAGATGACGTCGGACCAATGGAACATCGCCTTCGACCCGAGCCAGCAGGCCAAAGTCCGGGTCGGGTTCCTCGAAGCCTGCAGCCACGGGAAGGCGGAGTTCGAAGCTGAAGCACGGACGAAGTCCGGCGACCGGATCTTCGTCGAGATCGTCCTCGTCGCCTCGGGGCACGGGAACGGGCAACAAGGTTTCACCCACGTGTTCATGAAGGACATCACGGACCGTAAGGTCTTGGAGTTGGAACTCGAGCGCCAGGCCTTTCAGGACAACGTGACGAGACTGCCGAACCGACTGTTGTTCCTCGACCGGCTCAATCACGGGATCCAGATGCTCCGGCGGAAGACCTCCGGGCTTTGCGTCATGTTCCTTGACCTCGACAACTTCAAAGTCGTCAACGACAGCTTGGGACACGACGCGGGCGACACGATCCTCGTCGAAGTCGCGGCCCGGCTGCAAGACTGCGTCCGGCCAGGCGACACGGTCGCCCGTTGGGGAGGCGACGAGTTCGTCCTCCTCCTCGAAGATCTCCCCGACGCCGATTCCGCGCTGCACGTCGTCCATCGGATCGCCGAACGCCTCAGGGCCCCGATCCGGTTCGAAGAGTCCGAAATCTACGTCTCGGCCAGCATCGGGATCCGGCACACGGACAGCGGCGACACGACGACCCCGGCCCTGCTGCGGGACGCGGACACCGCCATGTACCACGCGAAAGGGAGCGGCAAGTCGACGTTCGCCATGTTCGAACCTTCGATGAACATGCGGGCGGTCGAACGGCTCGAGATCGAGACCGGACTGCGGCAGGCCTTGGTCAACGACGAGTTCGAGATCGTCTACCAGCCCCTGATCGGCCTGGCCAAGGGCGAGATCCAAGGCGTCGAGGCCTTGCTCCGTTGGCGTCATCCGTCGAAGGGACTGATCCCGCCCGGGCTTTTCATCCCGATCGCCGAGGAAACGGGGTCGATCATTTCGATCGGCGCTTGGGTCTTGGAACAGGCGTGCCGTCAGGTCAAAACGTGGCAGAGCGTCTTGGGCCTTCCCGACTTGGGCGTCAGTGTCAACCTCTCAGGGAAGCAACTGCAGCGCCCGGACATCGTCGAGACGGTTTCGGACGTGCTCCATAAGACGGGCCTGGAACCGAGGCACCTCAAGCTCGAGATCACGGAGTCCGTGCTGATCGAGAACGTGGAGGAGGCCAACGTCAAGCTCGTCGCCCTTCGCGACCTTGGCGTCCTGCTCGCGATCGACGACTTCGGCACGGGCTATTCGTCGATGGCGAGCCTGGGGAACTTCCCCCTGGACACGGTCAAGATCGACCGTTCGTTCGTCAGCCAACTGGACTCCGAGACGAAGGCCGTTCCGATCATCAGCGCGATCCTGATGTTGTCCGAGGCCATGAACCTGGACGTGACGGCCGAGGGCCTGGAGTCCCTGGGGCAGGTCGAACAGCTCCGCGACATGGGCTGTACGACCGGACAAGGCTATCACCTGGCCAAACCGATGAGCGCCGAGGACTTCGCCCGGTACGTCCAAGACCAGGGTTCGGCCGCCGCTTAG
- the sufC gene encoding Fe-S cluster assembly ATPase SufC, which produces MLEIQNLHAVVAEEGREILKGVSLKVGAGEVHAIMGPNGSGKSTLANVLAGRETYEVTEGGVLLDGEDLLAMEPEERAHKGVFLAFQYPVEIPGVSNAYFLRTALNANRKANGLDEMDAFAFLQYIKEKVKLLGLPEEMLTRSVNEGFSGGEKKRNEIFQMAVLEPSLCVLDETDSGLDIDALQTVANGVNALRSPERGFLVVTHYQRLLNYIVPDFVHVMMDGRLVRSGGKELALELEEKGYGWIEEEVAAGASSQ; this is translated from the coding sequence ATGCTTGAGATCCAGAACCTGCACGCCGTCGTCGCTGAAGAGGGGCGCGAAATCCTCAAGGGTGTGTCGCTCAAGGTCGGCGCGGGCGAGGTCCACGCGATCATGGGGCCGAACGGCAGCGGCAAGTCGACGCTGGCGAACGTCCTCGCCGGTCGTGAGACGTACGAGGTGACCGAGGGTGGGGTCCTTCTCGACGGCGAAGACCTGCTTGCGATGGAGCCCGAGGAGCGGGCCCACAAGGGCGTTTTCCTGGCGTTCCAGTATCCGGTCGAGATCCCGGGAGTCAGCAACGCGTATTTCCTCCGGACGGCCCTGAACGCCAACCGAAAGGCCAACGGGTTGGACGAGATGGACGCGTTCGCCTTCCTGCAGTACATCAAGGAGAAGGTCAAACTGCTCGGTCTGCCTGAAGAGATGTTGACCCGGTCCGTCAACGAAGGGTTCAGTGGCGGAGAGAAGAAGCGCAACGAGATCTTCCAGATGGCGGTGCTCGAGCCGAGCCTTTGCGTCCTCGACGAGACCGATTCGGGGCTCGACATCGACGCCCTTCAGACGGTCGCCAACGGGGTCAACGCCCTACGCTCGCCGGAGCGGGGTTTCCTCGTCGTCACGCACTATCAGCGGCTGCTCAATTACATCGTCCCCGACTTCGTCCACGTCATGATGGACGGGCGGTTGGTCCGTAGCGGCGGGAAGGAACTTGCCCTGGAACTGGAAGAAAAGGGCTACGGCTGGATCGAAGAAGAGGTTGCGGCAGGCGCGTCGTCTCAATAG